From the genome of Bacteroidota bacterium:
GAGGCGACTTACTGCTCCAAACATCCATCGGTCAAAATGCAGTACAAATGATGACGGGCGATACTTTTAAATTAGAAAGCGGATACATTCCCGGTTTGCGTAATATATCGGGCGCCTCAACTACGATGATGGTTAATGCTGCGGTCGGTTGGAATATGATATCGGTTTCTCTGCTCGTAACTGATTATAGAAAAACCATACTGTTCCCAAGTGCCGTGTCGCCCGCTTATGTATATCAAGAGGGTTATAAAATACGCGATACATTAGTTAATGGAAAGGGATATTGGCTAAAATTTTCATCCGCAGCCTCAATTCCAATCAGTGGCACTAGTATAATGTTGGATACGATTGATGTGAATGCCCGTTGGAATATAATTGGCGTAGTATCGTATCCTGTTTTGATATCGGACATAACTCCCGTTTCACCTGTTGTTATCAAATCGCAATATTTTGGTTATACGAACACAGGCTACTATAACGAGGACACACTAAAGCCGGGTTCTGCGTATTGGCTTAAGGTAAATCAAGCGGGGAAAATTGTTCTGAAATCCGGCTCAGTGTTGAAGGCTTCTTCACAATTGGTTATGGCGAAAGCTCAAAATAAACCTGATGATATTAAGTCAGTTGCAGCAGAAAAAGGGCTGCGCAGTTTGATACTAAAAGATGAAGCCGGACGAGAACAGACACTTTACTTCACAGCAAAACCTGTAGAGATTGATTTGGAGAAATATGAGCTTCCGCCTATTCCGCCTTCAGAAATATTTGATGTTAGATTTCGATCGCAGCGGAATGTAGAAGTAGCTGATAAAGAAATGTTGGGTCGTCAAGAATTTCCGATACAAATAAACGGGGCAAAGTATCCGTTAACAATTAACTGGAATGTTGCTATAGATGAGGGACAAGAATACTCAGTAGAAATCAACTC
Proteins encoded in this window:
- a CDS encoding T9SS type A sorting domain-containing protein; the protein is MKNFIIIVLIFVLSTLAYSQTITHPWWVVDRGGGKSTGGDLLLQTSIGQNAVQMMTGDTFKLESGYIPGLRNISGASTTMMVNAAVGWNMISVSLLVTDYRKTILFPSAVSPAYVYQEGYKIRDTLVNGKGYWLKFSSAASIPISGTSIMLDTIDVNARWNIIGVVSYPVLISDITPVSPVVIKSQYFGYTNTGYYNEDTLKPGSAYWLKVNQAGKIVLKSGSVLKASSQLVMAKAQNKPDDIKSVAAEKGLRSLILKDEAGREQTLYFTAKPVEIDLEKYELPPIPPSEIFDVRFRSQRNVEVADKEMLGRQEFPIQINGAKYPLTINWNVAIDEGQEYSVEINSFNGDKIVVEKFVLDVNTKAITIDEDVLGVKLIMSAKSVVEVPKEYALYQNYPNPFNPTTKIKYDLPVASKVTLKVYNILGQEVATLKDEIEEPGFKSVEFNGNTLSSGVYFYRIDATAISDANKSLMSVKKMILLR